Proteins encoded in a region of the Dendropsophus ebraccatus isolate aDenEbr1 chromosome 11, aDenEbr1.pat, whole genome shotgun sequence genome:
- the NRIP1 gene encoding nuclear receptor-interacting protein 1, producing the protein MTHGEELSSEMQQDPIVLTYLEGLLMHQAAGGSVTAVDNLSGHVKADDNFNISGNVFTNCKNNAPVHNNSQSSGMLHLKKARLLQSSEDWHAAKRRRLSDSINGNGKNESLLAGMVENVPKGKQDSTLLASLLQSFSSRLQSVALSQQIKQSLKDQGFSLNQQGNLEEKDNQCYGLASNHLKTLLNKSRSKDSPLDGNLTGLPKSSVQEKFVEPSLSAQSSTKVVGEPISCAARLQAVANMVEKRSSPTASPKPSVACSQLALLLSSEAHLQQYSREHALKAQSASQLASERLAAMARLKESSEKDFGRLQLPSNVPASLNAPPRTVSNGLSTAGNISPFPNSLGVPNSPIKTVGYKNHLERSHGKPSPNNSLLLHLLKSQNGASVGNNLPHNEKYSAFDESATPTTTDDFSDNNPSFTEEESSDDESTHSNCLPIDLSFKNRADKPKMLHSTASIENLTESLLHNWDPKVNGIDIGKDNKDSVDNTLKPYQKVTLLQLLLGHKADDVPSTIEELQMQQKATDLSKFSFPVPSPLSESPTIRNPSPLNALSLHPSSKPDSPMNLTHQPFPVKPPFTPFINNVHPERMNPVNPASTHLIELTRNKALQTTVPLATENAQNTSFSASKLLQNLAQCGKPTSAPDEQRPTKPVGLTNSKSAGLIERLNSPLVTNPSRTFEEGRGFSSPSTPVDSTFSGSEIENLLERRTVLQLLLAAPNNKGKNDKVQKPVIKDEVNTERTVKSPSEQVMAFKIKSEPEDDLNTADRAITVPSSLVASLHKTARPAPEDVRSPHSSSPQDFSLSKNGLLSRLLRQNHDGYDTSDLNVNNRHFEPKRTDSKISCIVPKKRKMHQNDPIESQVKIAKMSSPEAGNQQFCTSPSLCEAPFLLEDKVNGTKIDHDNKNLMGQNSSGGNKNLSWSRESKGFNVLKQLLLSENCVRDSQHRNNTPVDELLRGNRSNLSGNTDFMLPSLNMFMGKHSHQNNVGQMSFQYPSPLKNSPHSSPDILRSNPPRTESGHVNMCPPPVDNGPIKWVITDMEKNDFGKDSPRLTKTNPILYYMLQKGAHTAASQDLRDRASWTESLLGQAAEMTFKRESAHNRGTNGIGFPKPPNVVNNTLHNSNSSKYGLLDMLTIKKEPE; encoded by the coding sequence ATGACTCATGGAGAAGAGCTTAGCTCTGAAATGCAACAGGATCCCATTGTTTTAACGTATCTAGAAGGATTACTAATGCATCAAGCAGCAGGCGGTTCTGTAACAGCGGTTGACAACCTCTCAGGCCATGTAAAAGCTGATGACAACTTTAACATTTCTGGGAATGTTTTTACGAACTGTAAGAATAATGCCCCGGTGCACAACAATAGTCAGTCATCCGGCATGTTGCATCTCAAGAAGGCCAGACTCTTACAGTCTTCAGAGGACTGGCATGCTGCAAAGAGAAGGCGCTTATCTGATTCTATCAATGGAAATGGCAAGAATGAATCTCTGTTAGCGGGAATGGTTGAAAATGTTCCAAAAGGGAAACAAGATAGCACGTTGCTGGCTTCCTTACTGCAGTCATTTAGTTCTAGGCTACAGAGTGTTGCACTTTCTCAACAGATTAAACAAAGTCTTAAAGACCAAGGATTTTCCCTGAATCAGCAGGGAAACTTGGAAGAAAAGGATAACCAATGTtatggtttggcttcaaatcaccTAAAGacactcttaaacaaaagcagATCAAAAGATAGTCCATTGGACGGTAATTTGACTGGTCTGCCTAAAAGTTCTGTTCAGGAAAAGTTTGTTGAACCTTCTCTTTCCGCACAAAGTAGCACTAAAGTGGTAGGTGAGCCAATTTCATGTGCTGCAAGACTTCAAGCTGTTGCTAATATGGTGGAGAAAAGATCAAGTCCCACCGCTTCGCCTAAACCAAGTGTGGCCTGTAGTCAGCTTGCGCTTCTGCTTTCCAGTGAAGCACACTTGCAGCAGTACTCTAGAGAGCATGCCCTTAAAGCACAGAGCGCAAGTCAGCTAGCAAGTGAAAGGCTGGCAGCAATGGCAAGATTAAAGGAGAGTTCTGAAAAAGATTTTGGCCGGCTTCAGTTGCCATCAAATGTGCCAGCTAGTCTCAATGCCCCACCAAGGACAGTATCCAATGGATTAAGTACTGCAGGCAATATTTCTCCTTTTCCAAACTCGCTTGGTGTTCCAAATTCTCCTATAAAAACTGTTGGCTATAAGAATCATTTGGAAAGAAGCCACGGAAAGCCATCACCTAACAACAGCTTGCTTCTGCATCTTCTAAAAAGTCAAAATGGTGCAAGTGTTGGAAACAACCTCCCACACAATGAAAAATATTCTGCATTTGACGAAAGTGCTACGCCTACAACAACAGATGACTTCTCCGATAACAATCCTAGCTTTACAGAGGAGGAGAGCAGCGATGATGAAAGCACTCATTCTAACTGCTTACCTATAGATTTGTCCTTCAAAAACCGAGCAGACAAGCCCAAGATGTTGCATTCTACAGCCTCAATTGAAAATTTAACTGAATCACTGCTTCATAACTGGGATCCAAAAGTTAATGGGATCGATATTGGCAAAGACAATAAAGACTCCGTGGATAATACACTTAAACCATATCAGAAAGTAACACTCTTACAGCTATTGCTAGGGCATAAAGCGGATGATGTTCCATCAACAATTGAAGAACTTCAGATGCAACAAAAGGCTACAGACTTATCGAAGTTCAGTTTCCCAGTACCTAGTCCTCTTTCAGAAAGTCCAACTATACGCAATCCCTCTCCATTAAATGCACTCTCTTTACACCCATCCTCAAAACCAGATTCTCCAATGAACCTAACACACCAGCCATTTCCAGTCAAGCCTCCTTTTACACCATTCATAAACAACGTTCATCCAGAAAGGATGAATCCCGTAAATCCAGCATCAACCCATCTGATAGAGCTTACCCGAAACAAAGCACTTCAAACAACTGTCCCGCTAGCCACCGAAAATGCACAAAATACATCTTTCAGTGCTAGCAAGTTGTTACAAAATTTAGCCCAATGTGGAAAGCCAACATCTGCTCCGGATGAACAGAGGCCAACAAAACCAGTTGGTCTGACAAATTCCAAGTCTGCTGGGTTGATTGAAAGACTGAACAGTCCTCTTGTTACAAATCCATCACGGACTTTTGAAGAAGGAAGAGGATTTAGTAGTCCTTCTACTCCAGTGGATTCCACGTTTTCTGGCTCTGAGATTGAAAACCTATTAGAACGACGCACAGTACTTCAACTACTGCTAGCTGCGCCTAACAACAAGGGCAAAAATGATAAAGTGCAGAAACCAGTGATAAAAGATGAAGTGAACACAGAGAGGACTGTGAAGTCTCCAAGTGAGCAAGTCATGGCTTTCAAAATTAAATCTGAACCTGAGGATGATCTCAACACTGCTGACCGAGCGATTACCGTCCCAAGCTCCTTGGTAGCCTCATTGCACAAAACTGCAAGACCGGCTCCAGAGGATGTCAGATCTCCACACTCCTCTTCTCCACAGGACTTTTCACTTTCAAAAAATGGCCTTTTAAGTCGTTTGCTGCGTCAAAACCACGATGGCTACGATACCAGTGATCTCAATGTAAATAATAGACATTTCGAGCCTAAGCGGACAGATTCAAAAATATCTTGTATTGTGCCTAAAAAACGAAAAATGCACCAAAATGACCCCATCGAAAGCCAAGTAAAAATAGCAAAAATGAGTTCACCGGAGGCTGGAAACCAACAGTTCTGCACTTCACCCTCTTTATGTGAGGCACCTTTTCTCCTTGAGGACAAAGTCAATGGCACAAAAATTGATCATGATAACAAGAACCTTATGGGTCAGAATTCCTCAGGTGGGAATAAAAACTTGAGTTGGTCAAGAGAGAGTAAAGGTTTTAATGTGTTAAAACAGCTGTTGCTTTCAGAGAATTGTGTCAGGGACTCTCAGCATAGGAACAATACACCAGTTGATGAACTTCTAAGAGGAAACAGAAGTAACTTGTCAGGAAACACTGACTTTATGCTTCCTTCTCTAAATATGTTTATGGGAAAGCATTCTCACCAAAATAATGTAGGTCAAATGTCATTTCAATATCCATCTCCTTTAAAGAACTCTCCTCACTCTTCCCCAGATATTTTAAGAAGTAACCCCCCACGGACTGAATCTGGACATGTGAATATGTGCCCTCCCCCCGTTGATAATGGTCCCATCAAATGGGTTATCACAGACATGGAAAAAAATGACTTTGGGAAAGATTCCCCTAGACTGACAAAAACAAACCCTATATTGTACTATATGCTACAAAAGGGGGCACATACGGCTGCTAGTCAGGACTTACGAGATCGAGCCAGCTGGACTGAGTCACTGTTGGGACAAGCAGCAGAGATGACCTTCAAAAGAGAGTCTGCCCATAATAGAGGAACAAACGGGATTGGTTTTCCCAAACCGCCCAATGTTGTAAATAACACTTTACATAATTCCAATAGCAGCAAATATGGACTTCTTGATATGCTAACAATAAAAAAGGAGCCTGAATAA